CTCCAAGTGCTTTTACATTGTCCAATTCCATTAGTATGGCTTTTCTATGAAGCTCTCTTTCAATGTTGAAAGGAGGCTTTGAAAACTCTTCTTCGCCTAGAGTCAATAATAGCCTAAAAATACATTTAATGGGAGAACAGAAAGTTTTTGAACGAACAACCTAGACTAGATATTTCACTTTAATGTAACTTATTCAATCGTCTGTCAAATTGGTCTCAATATGCTATTATCCACTATAGTGCAATGGTTTAACCTAGTGTTAAAAGGTTATATCAGTTGTCTTTATGCAGaataaaaaagggtggcacagtgtttagcactactgcttcacagtgccagggacccgggttcaattccagccttgggtcactgtctgtgtggagattgcaagttctcaccttgtctgcgtgggtttcctccgggtgctccggtttcctcccacactccaaagatgtgcagattaggcatgctgaattgcccttagtgtcagggagattagctgggtaaatgcttgggggggggggtttacagggatagggcctgggcaggattgttgtcagtgcatgggtcaaatggcctccttctgcactatagggattctatgattttatgaaaatcaAATCTTAAAAAACTCATCCTATTTATTTTAGATCCCTTCAACCAAACAATTCTGTTTGGGTCCAAAACTGAATAGAACAATTGCTTTTTACTAAAAAAAACCAATCTTCTGAAAACCATTTACATTTAGTTCCAAACAGCCTGGACTTTGACAGGGAAGGCTTCGGCACAAGGGGCTTTTGACTAGCAGTTTTGTCAAATGAAACTGTTGCATAGCTATAAATAGCTTCAGTAGGGAAGCAATTTCCCACACGATCCCTTTTACACAGAAGAAAACAAGATGAACAGCCAAAACAACTGCTCACTGTTTGGATCTGATGAGATGTACCTGTCTCAAGTCAAAGTGCAACGAGAGTGATTCCAAATTACTGTGGTTTAGAAATATAGACAGGAGTATTCTCCTGAAATTCCTTTCAATGTTACTATTGGGAGAACTGCCAAAGGCCCAAGTCCACAATTACGCTAGAGGTGGTGACCTTGTATAGTTGAATTTAAAAAGTAAGCCTTACCTTCCATTGACTTCCTCCTCCAAAAACCTGTCCTTGTAAATGGTAGCCCACTGACCCAACTGTTCTAACCAGAGAGTCACTTCCTTTGCAGTCCATTTAGTGACAGGTTTGTGTACGAGAAGATCTTGTTCAGTTTCTCTGCTCCAGAGGTAAACTAGAAATACCACCTAGCACAAGAAATAACCGAGGAAAAGAAATTCAGTGTCAATATCCTGTAACAGCAATTTAATTAGCATCACATTTTTATGTCCTGCCTTTAACTATTCACAACTTGAATGTACTGTACAGTATCTTTTTAAATTCAATGTTTCACAGTACTCTCTAAAGCTGGAGAATGCCGGAAATAGGCAACATTAAACTTAAGGTAATACAGTCTAGTGAAATCAAGGGAAACAACCACTTTATCTGCTGCAAAGCTGATGGTTTTCACTTGGACACTAACCAGCCTTCGATTTCCCTCCCTTCATTCACTTGAACTTCTGGTAAAATTGAGGACTGTAAGCATATATTGCTTCAATATATGAAGCAATTCATATATTGTAATTGCATTAAGTTTCCATTCCGATTAGCTTTATGCCAAACTTGATACAACAGTTAAATCAGATAACAGAATAGAATGAAGTGATAAAATTATAACACAAAACCACGTAACTCGAATGGTTTTCCTCcatgattgaaatcagtttgtttTCTTGGTGAAGGACTAAGTAATGCAAGCAGGGTATTAATCTTTTTTCTCTATCTTTCATTTGAAGTACATTTATAAAGCTATGTCTGCTGCAGTAATTTTAAGTAATTACATCAAGAGTTTGGAAAACgtcatttattttaataaatCTTCCAAGTGCAAATCAAAGATTATTTAATTGCTCAACAGGAGCCTAACACAACACGAGAGTGCACACCATTTGCACAGGACTTTAAGCGGATACTTACTGctacacaagttaaagaggttaGTACTCCTGAGAAAAAACCACCTCCTCTTCGCCAATGCCCCGAGTTGTTGAAAGCCCTTGATTGTTCATTACCGTATTTCTGGAAAGCCAAAATGCTATTGGAGATTTTTATGTTGTTCCGTGTCTCCTCCTGTCGTCGTGTGACATCATCAGGGAACAGCTTCTCAACAGCATCTCTGGTGAGGGTAGGGACACAAAACAAGGCAAATGTACATGACTCAAAAGACATGCAAACATTTGACTGTTTTATACTAGAAAAACAAACTCTAGCTGAGGGGATAGGTGCCATAGCTCAGGCCATCACGAAGGCTAAAAGAGACAAATTAACTGGTATTTAATAGGCAAGTCCTGTAGGTCTTCGGCATTTTCTTGTAAGTGATTTGTTATGAAGTGGATAAGAACAACATAAATAGCATCTCTCAAGGCCATTTTGATTGAAATAGCTTGTTCATCCTCTCAATGGTTCAGTGGGTAACTGCACAGCCTCAAATGATATTAAACCATACAAAGTTCAGTTCTTCACAAAGCTCAAGTCAAGACTGCAACAATTGGCTCCTGATCGCTATTCCCCCATCCACTGACTGCTCCCCCAATCCCCTTGACTGGAAAGTGCCCATGTTTTGTCGTTGTCTTAATGCTCAGCTGTTATAATCTTGAAAGCCCAAGTACCTGTTAAAGCTCACTACTCAGGCTCAAAACATCAATAATGGTCAACTGGACCAAGACCTGGAGGACTGCCAGTGCCCATGCAAGTTTTCCCCTGCAGTAGTCAGTGCCATCAGGAGATGAGAGGTGAAAGAAAATAAATCCTGGTAATGTTGCAAAAATCCAAATTGCAAATAGCCAAATTGTTCAACATTTAAATGCCTGGATTAGTCCTCTATCAATTTGCTCTCAAAAAAGGAAGACAAATTAAAACAATTAGCCGCAGTGGAAAATTcaactatttagagtgttcaggCTGCTTACTTTGTAATCGAGAATGAAAGACAAAGCAAACGGGTTGTGAGAAAAGTTTTGGGTCATGACAAAAAGTTTGAGTTCCAAAATTAAAGGCTCAGTGCTACATTCCTTCACAACCTCCTTTTCAAAATAAGGCTGTTGGGTTACACCAGCCAGCTTGAAAGATCAAGAGAGGTGAAGGGAAGACTGGCATGAAATCAAATTAAGCAGAGCAGCATTGTAATCGCATAGTAATGAGGAGTCTCACATCACAAGACCAAGAATTCTGATGTCCCAATTTCAAATGTTTTACTTGGTTCAAATTCCCAAGCGAGTGAGGAAATAACAGCAATGCATTCCCCATATTGATTCTTGAAGCAAGATGAAGGAGCTAGGCCAACGAGTAATCACATCCAAGTTTGGGACGAGCACAGCTTTTGTACGGGGACTTTGAGTACATAAATGGTCATGCCAACAAAAATCAAAGAGCTGTTTTCAAATAAAATCTGCTCAAACAATCTAAATCAACATTTGCAAAGCTCCTAATGAACATGGGTTCTCACAATGATCAAAGTAGGAGAGGGAGTCACAGTTTTATCAATTCCATTCccagtatattaaaaaaaactacTTTCTTAATGCTCATGTCAATATGTAAAAGAAGGTGCATTGACTAATGCTGTTATATTTAACAAGTGGATGTGTTATTTTTCACTGATTGAAGGATTGTTGAGATGGTGAGAAAGACAACCATTTTCAACTGAAATTTTTACAACTACAATAAAGACCCTTCAAGACTGTTTTCAGGGTTAAAAGTGGACTGTAAAATTGAAAGCCAAGCAGTACAGACAGTGATGCCTGATGATCAGCTGAACATTTCTGCAGTAATTCCTATTCATTGTGCTTTTAACAGTCTGTCCACGGAACAATGAGACCAAAACATTTTATCTATCATTGATCAATGGTAACTGCTGCTCATTGGCCATGGCAACCACACGCCCATGATACATACAATGACAGTGGCATAGCAATGCAGTTTCAGCTGTTTTCCTGGCTACAAAAATTTGGTTAGTGAAGTCACCTATAGACAGAACATAAATTGGGAGGGTCGTACAACAGCTGGTGCCATTGTTGAGTTAGCTAAAATTAAGCTGCCTTCAGACATGCTGACAAAAGTgaaccatgttgaacaacactaaACCTGCAAGCAAAAGTTAGCACAGGGAAAGATAATGCATCTATTAAGAATACAGTAAAGTGAATCATCATTAAAAACTTTGAAGATTGTCAATTCCACATTCCTAAATAAAAGGCAAACACCAAATATTGATATttacaaaattaatttttaactgtATGCTGCATTCAATACAAATTCATCTCATTATGCTCTTAGCTTCCGAAAGATATTTTGTTCACAGGACAAGATGCTTTCAAAATTCCATACCTTAAGACAATGTTAACTTTAGGAAATCCCTCCCATTTTTCTCTGCATTCTGGGCACTCTGTTTTCCTGGAAGCATCCCACCACAGCGCCAAGCAATGTCGGCAGAAACTGTGTCCACAGTTTAAAGTAGTTGGGTTTACTAAAATTTCGTAGCAGCAGTGGCAGGAGAATTCATTGGCGGAGAGCTGACAAGACGGCTCTGGTAATGTACTGTCCTCCAGCTCCTCCCACTGTTCCTTGTATTTTTGCCTGTTGCGGAATCCCACATCACCCTCCATTTGATCAGAACTGAAGCTTTGCGCGCTTGATTTTCTTTTTATCGCACCCACGAGAAACTGTAATTAAAAGCGTGTTTGCATTGTCAACTAGAGCAAACAGTTTCATTCACTTCAACAACAAGTTGCATGTATAGAATGTACTTAAAGTAATAAAATGCATCAAGATGCTGTACAGGAGTGTCTACAAACAAAACTGGATGCCAAATAacacaaggagatattaagaGAGATGACCAAAAGTTCAAACAAGTAGGCTTCAAGAAGCACTATAAGAGGAGGAAagaaaagtagacgtggagtgagGGAATTCTAAAATTTAAGACCTTGGCAAATGAAGGGACGGCCAGCAAAAGTGATCAAAATCAGGGAGGTACAGGAGGCCCCAACTGACTGAATGCAGAGATCACCAGTGGGTGTTGtacagttggaggagattacagtgatAGGGTGGGACAAGGCTACAaagaaaacaatgatgagaattttCAAAAATCAAGACTTTGCCTGCCCAAAAGACAAGGTCAATCAGCAAGCACAAGAAATACGGGAGTAGTACTTGACGATAGGGCACAGCACCAGAGATTTGGATGACAAAGTTTGCAAAGGGTAGAATGTAAAGATAatgcttttgtttttaaccattgtCAAGAATGCAAAGACAAGCCTTGCATCTCTGCCTAATGACAGAATAGGACCCTACTAAATTTCCCACAACCAACATCTTCATGGCCTCCAACTCAGATCGTCTATTTAGTGATACGGACACATCCAACAGTTATGGTTACTGTCACGGTAAGCCATGCTGGCTGCATTCAAACTGAAGTCACCAACACAAAGATACAGTGCACATGTCCATGATGTGCATCAGTTTTCCTTATATAGACTACCCATCCAATGACAAAAGTATATTCCTctggttacaaagaacaaagaaaattgcagcacaggaacaggcccatcggccctcaaagcctgcaccgaccatgctgccctactgaactaaaactccctactcttccggggaccatatccctctgttcccatcttgCCAAGTTCTACCCAGTTTTGTCTGCACAATTCCAGATGGTCTTAATGGCCTCTGGGCATGTACAGTCGTGAAACCAACCGTATTTATGTATTAATCTTGCCAGTGTAACACACATTCCAAGAACCAGTTGGTGGCAGAGTAACACTTTGTGCTTACTCATTTTTGCACAACACATCACCTATTGTGAGCACTTCAACAGGAAATCTGCTAGTAATTaatttccttttatatatatgtcTTCATATACTGAAACATCAACACATATGCAATGAATTGCAGTGACTTACCTAGGCAAACAGAACCATTCTGAACCAGCaacattccacaaacagcaatcaggTTGCCAAATAGCTGATCGGTTTTTTTTGGTGATATTGCTTgcagaggaatgttggccaggatactggAGAAATCTCCTGTTCTTCCTTGAATAGCATCATACATCAACCTGAATCACCAAAATAGGCAGGCATGATCACAGTtttaacatcttttccaaaacaaCAGCAATACTACAATTCAATTCCCCGATGAGGCCCTAGTACTTCATCTCTCACACCCCATGTCGCCTCCATACTAACTCATGCACCCCATCTATCCAAAATGGTGATAGGGCACCTTCTTGAAACTCTGCAGTctgtatggtgtaggtacatccagtgTATTGTTAGGGAGattgtttcaggattttgacagtgaaggaatggtgatatagttccaagtcaggatggtgcatggctTGGAGAGGAGCTTCCAAGTGGAAGTGCTCCGAAGCATCTACTGCCCTTATGTGTTTTAGgtagtagaggttgtgggtttggacgctgctgttgaaggagctttggcgagtcgctgcaatacatcttgtagatggtacacactgctgccactgtggtcAGCGGTGGAAGGAGGCAATGTTCATGGCAGTGGATCAGGTGCCAATGTAACAGATTGCATGCCCTTAatagtgtcgagcttcttcagtgttagaGTCAGAATTTTAaagcacggaaagaggcccttcggcccatcgtgtttgccccATCCATCAAGCacatatctattctaatcccattttctagcaatTGACCCGTAGCCTTGTATACTatagcgtttcaagtgctcatctgaatACTTCTCAAATGTTGTGAGGGGTCacgtctctcccaccctctcaggcagagtGTTCTGGATTCCCACCACctggggtgaaaaagtttttcctcacatctcctataaacttcttgccccttaacttaaatctatgcctcctgagttttgacccctctgctaaaggGGAACAGTTCTTCCCCATCCAGTCTATGCCCCTcagttttatacacctcaatcaggtcccccctcagccttctctgccccaaggaaaacaaccccagcctatccagttgcTTGATAGCTGAAACCCTCTAGCCCAGACAATATCTggatgaatctcttctgcaccttctctgcTTCAATCACTTCCTTTCTAGTGTGGTGACCACAGTACTCCATGtgtgacctaaccagcattttatataaCTCCATCATAACCTTGCTGTTATAATCAGtgcctcagttaataaaggcaagtatcccatatgccttcttaaccaccttatctaaaattctgctgtctggcatgcaagtagtcctgtgctgttgcttcaccaagttgacatcTTATTTTTAGGTAAGTTTggtgctagatctgtttgaacttTATCCCAACTAACAGTGGtagtgccctctttttaggtcaaaccaaataaacaaactcagattaagtcaggacaaagtaaaaggggcagctccccaaaaagaggggggggaacagcccgaacagaaatcaaagtacaaaggaaacttaaaaacatcaaattaaaatgtgattgtcagggtcaataatgcaccccaaccactgcggtgcaacaggctggagggaATCCTCAAAGTGAAgccttgtctccacaaggactatgcagcagacattcccaacaacacatGCACCAGCAGCAGGTAGATTGGCAAGGACAAGGCAGAGCAGATTTTTCCCACTTGTTGATTCCCTCACCAACTTGTCACAGACCCAGGTCTAGCAGCTACATCCATCAGGACTCTGCCAATTCAGTCAGTACTGATGCTACCAAGCCAACCTGATGATGGGATgttgaagtccccacccagagtacattctgaatCCTTCAGCATACAGGAGTACTGTTTCATGAACTGTGGTACTGGTGCCAGGGATGCTGATGCCGTGAGActcgagacttcatggggtccgagGTTAACGTTTGAGGCCTCCCAAGCCAGTGCCCTCTCAATTGCTTACCATTAGTGGGTCAGCCCTGTAACTGGAGAGGACATTCCCAGGGATGGTGGtgcctgggatgtttccatgagtatGAATATGTCAGGCCATTGCTCAATTAGTCTGCGGGAAAACTCTCCAAATTTAGGCATAAGCTCCCAGATGCAAGGTGGGCTTTGCGGTgtcaacagggctgggtgtgcagttgtcatttccagtgcccaGTCGCCTATCCAATTTCATCTCTTTTTACTCTGTAGCAATTTGCTTGAATTGAGCAGTTTACtcagccatttaagagtcaaccacattgcctacATTACAATAACCATGACATAGCAAAAGTTAAAAATTGCAAAGGACATTTGAGATATTTAAGAATAAGGCCCAACATAAACACAAATAAGTTTTGGTTTCCATACTCCTCTTTTCTAAAAACAGAGCAGTTTAATCCTTGTTAAACCATCCCCCGAGAACTTTTACTTTAGAAGCAATTTTAACTTAAGACACCATCACATGACATTACCATTCAATTCATCCCATAGACTTATTTTCTGTGGGATAAAGAAACTCAATAAATAAAATACACAGAAATGATTGTACAGCAAAGTAAACAGTCCCAAACAGAGCTCAGACTTCAGCACCCCCGTGCCAGCCAATTGGTTCAAAACTAAGTTATTTTAAAGAAATCAACTGGAGGTGCAAGcagccatccccccccccccccccccccgcccccccaacatggCGGAATTTAATCAATATCCTGCTCTCCTCCTCCCACTGGCTGGcagtacggtggttagcactgctgccccacagcaccagggacccaggtacaattcctggcttgggtcagtgtctgtgcggagtctgcacatcctccccgtatctgtgtgggtttcctcccacagtccaaacaacgtggttagggtgcattggctgtgctaaaattctccctcggtgtattatagaatcatagaaactctacagtgcagaaagaggccatttggcccatcaagtctgcaccgaccacaatcccacccaggccctacccccatatccctacatattttacccattaatccctctaacctgcacatctcaggacactaaggggcaattttttagcatggccaatcaacctaacccacacatctttggactgtgggaggaaaccagagcactcagaggaaacccacgcagacatggggagaacatgcagactttacacagacagtgacccaagccaggaatcgaacccaggtccctggagctgtgaagcagcaatgctcaccactgtgccacccaaacaggcaccagagtgtggcagctaggggactgtcacagtaactccattgcagtgttaatgtaagccttacttgtgacactaataaaataaacttttaaaaaacttaaaagaATGTAGTTCCACAGTGAAATACTAAAGGATGCTGCTGTTTGCAGATTGATGGTGCCGTTTTAAAACTCACGGGTGTAAAAGTGCGTCAGGCCCTGTGAATAATTCCTGACTGAACATCCTGTAAGAAAACGGAGCAGCAGATTGTGGACTTGAAGGAGAAGACAGACAAGGGCCGCGGCTCGCCCCACAGGAACAACCTTCCCTTTGTTTATTTTCATCAAATAACGCTTATAAAATCATACAATACCTTTCCAAATGAACTGTCTTTCCTTCACCTCACAGCTGCAGCTCCCCTGCACCACATCTTCCCCCCCTCAGACCGCCATTAATGCTGCCTCACCCTTaacgccccacccccctcctcctctctgctACTGGCAAAGCCCGGCCTGGAGTTCTGCACATGATCAGGAATCAGACAAGGACCAAGGGAGAATGCtcttaagttgatttattagtgtcacaaatagaacatagaacaatacacagtacaggcccttcggccctcgatgttgtgccgagctttgtccgaaaccaagatcaagctatcccactccctctgtcgttctggtgtgctccgtgtgcctatccaatcaccgcttgaaagttcccaaagtgtccgactccactatcacagcaggcagtccattccacgccccaaccaccctctgagtaaagaacctacctcgtaggcttgcattaacactgcaatgaagctactactgcgaaaatcccccagtcgccacactctggcgcctgtttgggtacagcactggcactggggggggggggggggggcgggggtccaCTGgaggcatttctccactccacctgacgaaggggcagcgctccgaaagctagtggcatttgctaccaaataaacctgttggactttagcctggtgttgttaaacttcttactgtgtttaccccagtccaacgccggcatctccacatcatgactggagcggggggggggggggggtgcagaggagattcacttggttgattccggagttgagagggttgtggcttatgaggagagactgagtagactggggctacactcattggaattcagaagaatgagggggagatcttatagaaacatataagattatgaagggaatagataagatagaagcagggaagttgtttccactggcgggtgaaactagaactatggcctcaaaataaggggaagcagatttttaggactgagttgaggaggaacctcttcacaggttgtgaatct
Above is a genomic segment from Mustelus asterias chromosome 23, sMusAst1.hap1.1, whole genome shotgun sequence containing:
- the LOC144510810 gene encoding bifunctional apoptosis regulator-like, giving the protein MEGDVGFRNRQKYKEQWEELEDSTLPEPSCQLSANEFSCHCCYEILVNPTTLNCGHSFCRHCLALWWDASRKTECPECREKWEGFPKVNIVLRDAVEKLFPDDVTRRQEETRNNIKISNSILAFQKYGNEQSRAFNNSGHWRRGGGFFSGVLTSLTCVAVVFLVYLWSRETEQDLLVHKPVTKWTAKEVTLWLEQLGQWATIYKDRFLEEEVNGRLLLTLGEEEFSKPPFNIERELHRKAILMELDNVKALGVKPPQNLWEYKAMHVGKSLFLLYALKSSPRLTMLYLYLFDYSELFLPLIHTISPEKTEVTEDADIFRKYWSDDISLKQWAEFLVKYTLIPYQLIAEFAWDWLDMHYWTSRFIIVNAMLLSVLEGFAFWRLWSRGGLRTIPQKMWSHFWKVSSQGILVAILWPIIPQFVCDCLFYWALYFNPIINIDLVVKEVRRLETEMP